A window of the Lepus europaeus isolate LE1 chromosome 5, mLepTim1.pri, whole genome shotgun sequence genome harbors these coding sequences:
- the LOC133761205 gene encoding PRAME family member 12-like, producing the protein MSTKSPPTLMDLAQKSLLQKETLAILALEQLPRQMFPPLFVDAFTARLKDTLKALVRAWPFDTLPLGALMKEPQLEILKAVLDGLDTRPTRRSGSRMCKLQTLDLRIIHGDFWSACVRGMDYACSPGPLGRMQPVQHGPRLRARSAVRVIANLCLTEIMPNEFLAHLLQWVKRRRHTVHLCCNKLKIEATFVYSIHRVLDALELGCIQEVNVRSPWHLSTLARFAFYLGRMSNLQKLCLSHICVSDSSSEEQEEYISHFISQFLKLHRLRRLHMRGVSFLQDRLDRVLRCLSAPLEALSITNCVLSEVDLLHLSQCPFIFELRHLYLSRVPLTSLRPESLRVLLENVAATLKTLDLLDCEITDSQLSALLPALSRCSQLTTFCFYGNRFSMEMMAGLMRHTGNLSNLRQEHYPAPLESYNAQGTVQRARFIQLCQDLLGILREIREPQGVVFRTLLPCRNWDPRLQPRRQLSLAPALRPPCLSLLLLTFAALAASWGQVVPGLCLTSRFPSSGALEHLPRESHRQQPEGLRNRPRGTNKPGLSVSDTSSKQLSLTTSPVPIFHSAGFLHGTHA; encoded by the exons ATGAGCACCAAGTCGCCGCCCACGCTCATGGATCTGGCACAAAAGAGCCTGCTGCAGAAGGAGACCCTGGCCATCCTAGCCCTGGAGCAGCTGCCCCGGCAGATGTTCCCGCCTCTCTTCGTGGACGCCTTCACCGCGAGACTCAAGGACACGCTGAAGGCCCTGGTGCGGGCCTGGCCCTTCGACACCCTCCCACTGGGGGCCCTGATgaaggagccacagctggagatCCTGAAGGCCGTGCTGGACGGGCTGGACACGAGACCCACACGGAGGTCTGGCTCCAG GATGTGCAAACTGCAGACGCTGGATTTACGGATCATTCATGGGGACTTCTGGAGCGCCTGTGTCAGGGGCATGGACTATGCCTGCTCTCCAGGCCCTCTGGGTAGGATGCAGCCGGTGCAGCACGGCCCAAGGCTGAGGGCCAGATCCGCTGTGAGGGTGATAGCAAACCTCTGCCTCACCGAGATAATGCCCAACGAGTTCCTGGCGCACCTGCTCCAGTGGGTGAAGAGGCGGCGGCACACGGTGCACCTGTGCTGTAACAAGCTGAAGATTGAAGCGACCTTCGTCTACAGCATCCACAGGGTCCTGGACGCTCTGGAGCTGGGCTGCATCCAGGAAGTGAATGTGCGCTCCCCCTGGCATCTCTCCACCTTGGCCAGGTTCGCTTTTTACCTGGGCCGGATGAGCAACCTGCAGAAGCTGTGTCTCTCCCACATCTGCGTATCCGACAGCTCCTCCGAGGAGCAGGAGGAGTACATCTCCCATTTCATCTCTCAGTTTCTCAAGCTGCATCGGCTCCGCAGGCTCCATATGAGAGGTGTCAGCTTCCTGCAGGACCGCCTGGACCGGGTGCTCAG GTGCCTGAGCGCCCCCTTGGAGGCTCTGTCCATAACCAACTGCGTCCTCTCAGAAGTGGATCTCCTGCATTTGTCCCAGTGCCCGTTCATCTTTGAGCTGAGACACCTGTACCTGAGCCGCGTCCCGCTGACCAGCCTCCGTCCCGAGTCCCTCCGAGTGCTGCTGGAGAACGTGGCGGCCACCCTGAAGACCCTGGACTTGCTGGACTGTGAGATCACCGACTCCCAGCTCAgtgccctcctgcctgccctgagcCGCTGCTCCCAGCTCACCACCTTTTGTTTCTATGGGAACAGATTCTCCATGGAGATGATGGCGGGGCTGATGCGGCACACCGGCAACCTGAGCAATCTGAGGCAGGAGCATTACCCCGCTCCCCTGGAGAGCTATAACGCCCAGGGGACGGTTCAGCGGGCAAGGTTTATCCAGCTTTGCCAGGATCTGCTGGGGATCCTGAGAGAAATTCGGGAGCCACAGGGGGTCGTGTTCAGGACCCTCCTCCCCTGCCGGAACT GGGACCCCCGGCTGCAGCCCCGCAGGCAGCTCAGCCTCGCTCCCGCCCTCCGCCCTCCGTGtctctccctgctgcttctcACCTTCGCGGCCCTGGCTGCGAGCTGGGGACAAGTCGTCCCGGGACTCTGCCTAACGTCGCGCTTCCCCTCCTCTGGAGCTCTGGAGCATCTGCCCAGGGAAAGTCACCGTCAGCAGCCCGAGGGGCTCAGGAACCGGCCCCGGGGTACCAACAAGCCTG